In Candidatus Desulfarcum epimagneticum, the following are encoded in one genomic region:
- a CDS encoding Hemolysin secretion protein D: MASSDFLRCRHALTLDLGETNMMESAKKMFHTARAAWAHDKKRTRVKRKADELAFLPAALEVLETPASPAGRLTLYVIISIFLLALVWGCLGRVDTVAVAPGKIIPGGRVKVVQPLEMGLIRAIHVKEGDHVKKGDALIDLDPTENRVDKARVERAIASLAMKYGRLETTLRRLDGETSAVLKRVAGIDDKTFWDSGKKMETDLADIRSRLAALENDRRALAAERRAVSAEMEKIQAVLPIFEQKEKAMRSLYESGSGTKFEWLEARREWIQKSQDLVSKRHMAAGISARLASNRESRKQARSDFRKGVFAERLQALEDMEQSRLELNRAETREKLNRLTAPVDGKVQNLKVHTVGGVVEPAEPLMTIVPDRTPMEIEAMALNRDIGFIREGQSVEIKVESFPFSKYGLVKGRVARISPDALETGEMGLVYPIAVSMDEDRIQVRDKWVSLCLGMAVTAEIKTDDRRIIEYFLSPLLRYQSEALRER, translated from the coding sequence ATGGCGTCGTCTGATTTTTTACGATGTCGTCATGCCTTGACCCTTGACTTGGGGGAAACAAACATGATGGAATCCGCGAAAAAAATGTTCCACACGGCCCGGGCCGCCTGGGCGCATGACAAAAAACGGACCAGGGTAAAACGAAAAGCCGACGAACTGGCGTTTCTTCCGGCCGCGCTGGAGGTGCTGGAGACCCCGGCCTCCCCGGCGGGGCGCCTCACCCTGTATGTGATCATATCTATTTTTTTGCTGGCCCTGGTCTGGGGATGCCTGGGCCGCGTGGACACGGTGGCGGTGGCCCCGGGGAAAATCATCCCCGGCGGGCGGGTGAAGGTGGTCCAGCCCCTTGAAATGGGCCTGATCCGGGCCATTCATGTGAAGGAGGGGGACCATGTGAAAAAAGGCGACGCGCTCATTGATCTGGACCCCACGGAAAACAGGGTGGACAAGGCGCGCGTGGAGCGGGCCATCGCCTCGCTGGCCATGAAGTATGGAAGGCTTGAAACCACCTTGAGGCGTCTGGATGGGGAAACGAGCGCCGTTCTCAAACGGGTCGCCGGCATTGACGACAAAACCTTTTGGGACAGCGGAAAAAAGATGGAGACCGACCTGGCCGACATCCGGAGCCGGCTGGCCGCGCTTGAAAACGACCGTCGCGCCCTGGCGGCCGAGCGCCGGGCCGTTTCGGCGGAAATGGAAAAAATCCAGGCCGTTCTTCCCATTTTCGAGCAGAAAGAAAAGGCCATGCGCTCCCTTTACGAAAGCGGGTCCGGGACGAAATTCGAGTGGCTGGAGGCCCGGCGGGAATGGATTCAAAAGTCCCAGGACCTGGTTTCCAAACGCCACATGGCGGCCGGGATTTCGGCCCGGCTGGCCTCGAACCGGGAGAGCCGGAAACAGGCGCGGTCGGATTTCAGAAAGGGCGTTTTCGCCGAGCGGCTTCAGGCGCTGGAGGATATGGAGCAGTCCCGGCTGGAGCTGAACAGGGCTGAAACCCGGGAAAAACTCAACCGACTGACGGCGCCGGTGGACGGAAAGGTTCAGAATCTCAAAGTCCACACCGTCGGCGGTGTGGTGGAGCCGGCCGAGCCTTTGATGACCATTGTTCCGGACCGGACGCCGATGGAGATCGAGGCCATGGCTTTGAACCGGGACATCGGTTTTATCCGGGAAGGCCAGAGCGTTGAAATCAAGGTGGAGAGCTTTCCCTTTTCCAAATACGGCCTGGTGAAAGGCCGGGTGGCGCGGATATCCCCGGACGCCCTGGAGACCGGGGAGATGGGGCTGGTGTATCCCATCGCCGTGTCCATGGACGAGGACCGGATCCAGGTCCGGGACAAATGGGTCAGCCTCTGTCTGGGCATGGCGGTGACGGCGGAGATCAAAACCGACGACCGCCGGATCATCGAGTATTTCCTTTCCCCCCTGCTTCGCTACCAGAGCGAGGCGCTCCGGGAGCGTTGA
- the hom gene encoding Homoserine dehydrogenase has product MKHIKIGLIGLGTVGAGVAKILFEKKELISSRLGACLDLVCAVDLDESKKQALSPGETVFSKDPDKVLEDPDIDIIVEMIGGTGVAGDFILRAIESGKHVVTANKALLADRGRMILARAAEKGVDVGFEASAGGCMPIVKTIRESMVGNEIEGIAGILNGTCNYILSRMWRDRIGFDEALKDAMEKGFAEADPSLDISGEDSAHKLAILTQLAHGVDVKPGDIYVEGIEKIEPIDIAFAEEFGFRIKLMAISKRRGDAIEARVHPAMIPVTNLLARVEDNLNAVTLSGDATGDILLYGYGAGMMPTASVVAGDIADIARNMLSGASGRTPFFSCETKDSQNAFIMPIKDIRTHHYIRISALDRPGVLSRVAGALGDHHISIRTVHQKGRRSNGAVPVVMLTHKAKESDMKAALSGMKDMAVVDGDPVLIRIEENA; this is encoded by the coding sequence ATGAAACACATCAAAATCGGTCTGATCGGGCTGGGAACTGTGGGGGCCGGGGTCGCCAAAATTCTCTTTGAAAAAAAAGAGCTGATCTCCTCCCGTCTGGGGGCCTGTCTGGACCTGGTTTGCGCCGTGGACCTGGATGAGAGCAAAAAACAGGCGCTTTCCCCGGGCGAAACCGTTTTTTCCAAAGATCCGGACAAGGTCCTGGAGGATCCCGACATCGACATCATCGTGGAGATGATCGGGGGAACGGGCGTCGCCGGGGACTTCATTTTGCGGGCCATTGAGAGCGGCAAACATGTGGTGACGGCCAACAAGGCCCTTTTGGCGGACCGGGGCCGGATGATTCTGGCGAGGGCCGCGGAAAAAGGGGTGGATGTGGGTTTTGAGGCCAGCGCGGGGGGTTGCATGCCCATTGTCAAAACCATCCGGGAATCCATGGTGGGAAACGAGATTGAGGGAATCGCCGGCATTTTAAACGGGACCTGCAATTATATTTTGTCCCGGATGTGGCGCGACCGGATCGGCTTTGACGAGGCGCTCAAAGACGCCATGGAAAAGGGATTCGCCGAGGCCGATCCCTCCCTGGACATCAGCGGGGAGGACTCGGCCCACAAACTGGCGATTTTGACCCAGCTGGCCCACGGCGTTGATGTGAAGCCCGGCGACATTTATGTGGAGGGCATCGAAAAGATTGAGCCCATCGACATCGCCTTCGCCGAGGAGTTCGGCTTCCGCATCAAATTGATGGCCATCAGCAAACGGAGGGGAGACGCCATTGAGGCCCGGGTGCATCCCGCCATGATTCCCGTCACCAACCTTCTGGCCCGGGTGGAGGACAACTTAAACGCCGTGACCCTGTCCGGGGACGCCACGGGCGATATTCTGCTTTACGGCTACGGGGCCGGCATGATGCCCACCGCCAGCGTGGTGGCGGGCGACATCGCGGACATCGCCCGGAACATGCTGTCCGGGGCGTCGGGAAGGACCCCGTTTTTTTCATGTGAGACAAAGGATTCCCAAAACGCCTTCATTATGCCCATCAAAGACATCCGAACCCATCACTATATCCGGATTTCAGCCCTGGACAGGCCCGGCGTGCTTTCCAGGGTGGCCGGCGCTTTGGGGGATCACCACATCAGCATCCGGACCGTGCACCAGAAAGGCCGCCGGAGCAACGGCGCGGTTCCGGTGGTCATGCTCACCCACAAGGCGAAGGAATCCGACATGAAAGCCGCCCTTTCCGGAATGAAAGACATGGCGGTGGTGGACGGGGACCCGGTTCTGATTCGCATTGAGGAGAACGCTTGA
- the lktB gene encoding Leukotoxin translocation ATP-binding protein LktB, with product MNDLKNETGPNTDTGILCLAMILGFYQIPADPAGIAREYAPDGKALDQTGLVFAAKALGLKARAVRSGRKRVSKIPVPAIAKDRDGRFFILGAVSQDKVLIQRPGGGPQSLSLDDFMARWSGDLILAAHRESVAGAARSFDLTWFIPAIIKYRRLFGEVLISSFFLQLFGLATPLFFQVVVDKVLAHRGLSTLDVLVTGLIGLAVFEVALEGLRTYVFSHTTSRVDVELSAGLFKRLLRLPLAYFESRQAGQTVARVRELENIRQFLTGSAVTAALDLFFAVVFIAVMFFYSRVLTVIVLGSIPLYVILSLSITPPLRKMIEDRFRKGAANQSFLVESVTGIETLKAMAVEPQMRLKWETQLAAYVKSSFRTAVLSAAGSQGVKLINKLTMALILWFGARLVIAGDLTIGQLIAFNMLSSQAAAPVLRLAQLWQNFQQMRVSVERLGDILNCPAEPGHNPNRPAPPPVKGGIFLDRVCFRYGPESPEILREVTLSIDPGKAVGIVGRSGSGKSTLAKLIQRLYAPQRGRVLVDGVDVAMVDPAWLRRQIGIVLQDSILFNRPVRENIALANPSMPMERVAEAARMSGAHEFILKLSEGYDTVIEERGQNLSGGQRQRIAIARALAADPRILIFDEATSALDYESESVIRQNMETIRKGRTVITIAHRLSAVRHADEIVVLEQGRVTERGNHEALMGSGGFYARLHHQQT from the coding sequence ATGAATGACCTCAAAAACGAGACCGGTCCGAACACAGACACAGGCATCCTTTGCCTGGCCATGATTCTTGGGTTTTATCAAATTCCGGCCGATCCCGCCGGGATCGCCAGGGAATACGCCCCGGATGGAAAGGCTCTGGACCAAACCGGCCTGGTCTTCGCCGCAAAGGCCCTGGGCCTTAAGGCCAGGGCGGTCCGGTCCGGCCGGAAACGCGTTTCAAAAATACCGGTTCCCGCCATCGCAAAAGACAGGGACGGGCGTTTTTTTATCCTCGGCGCCGTGTCCCAGGACAAAGTCCTGATTCAAAGACCCGGGGGCGGCCCCCAATCCCTTTCCCTTGACGATTTCATGGCGCGGTGGTCCGGGGACCTGATCCTGGCGGCCCACCGGGAAAGCGTCGCCGGGGCGGCGCGGTCCTTTGATCTCACCTGGTTCATTCCGGCCATCATCAAATACCGCAGACTGTTCGGCGAGGTTTTGATCTCGTCTTTTTTTCTCCAGCTCTTCGGCCTGGCCACGCCTCTTTTTTTCCAGGTGGTGGTGGACAAGGTCCTGGCCCACAGGGGGCTTTCCACCCTGGATGTGCTGGTGACGGGGCTCATCGGCCTGGCGGTGTTTGAGGTGGCTCTTGAAGGGTTGAGGACCTATGTGTTTTCCCACACCACCAGCCGGGTGGATGTGGAGCTGAGCGCCGGGCTGTTCAAGCGTCTGCTCCGCCTGCCGCTGGCGTACTTCGAGTCCCGCCAGGCGGGCCAGACCGTGGCCAGGGTCCGGGAGCTGGAAAACATCCGCCAGTTTCTCACCGGCTCGGCCGTGACGGCGGCCCTGGACCTGTTTTTCGCCGTGGTTTTCATCGCCGTGATGTTTTTTTACAGCCGGGTTTTGACCGTCATTGTTCTGGGCTCCATCCCGTTGTATGTGATTTTGTCTCTTTCCATCACCCCGCCTTTGCGGAAAATGATCGAGGACCGTTTTCGAAAAGGGGCGGCCAATCAGTCGTTTCTGGTGGAGTCCGTCACCGGGATCGAAACGCTCAAGGCCATGGCTGTTGAGCCCCAGATGCGTTTAAAATGGGAAACCCAGCTGGCCGCCTATGTCAAGTCGTCCTTTCGAACGGCCGTTTTGTCCGCGGCGGGCTCCCAGGGGGTCAAGCTCATCAACAAGCTGACCATGGCCCTGATTCTTTGGTTTGGGGCCCGGCTGGTCATCGCCGGCGATTTGACCATCGGCCAGCTCATCGCGTTTAACATGCTTTCCTCCCAGGCGGCGGCCCCGGTTTTGCGCCTGGCCCAGCTCTGGCAGAATTTTCAGCAGATGCGGGTGTCGGTGGAGCGTCTGGGGGATATTTTAAACTGTCCCGCGGAGCCGGGCCACAATCCCAACCGCCCGGCGCCCCCCCCGGTCAAAGGCGGAATTTTTTTAGACCGGGTCTGTTTTCGCTATGGCCCGGAGTCTCCTGAAATACTCAGAGAGGTCACCCTTTCCATTGACCCCGGAAAGGCGGTGGGAATCGTGGGAAGATCGGGATCGGGAAAGAGCACCCTGGCCAAGCTGATTCAGCGGCTTTACGCCCCCCAGCGCGGTCGGGTTCTGGTGGACGGCGTGGATGTGGCCATGGTGGATCCCGCGTGGCTCAGACGCCAGATCGGAATTGTTTTGCAGGACAGCATTTTGTTTAACCGCCCGGTTCGGGAAAATATCGCCCTGGCCAATCCGTCCATGCCCATGGAGCGCGTGGCCGAGGCGGCCCGGATGTCCGGCGCCCATGAGTTCATCCTCAAGCTTTCCGAAGGGTATGACACAGTCATTGAAGAGCGGGGGCAGAACCTTTCAGGCGGTCAGCGGCAGCGAATCGCCATCGCAAGGGCGCTGGCCGCCGACCCCCGGATCCTGATTTTCGACGAGGCCACCAGCGCGCTGGACTACGAATCCGAAAGCGTCATCCGCCAAAATATGGAGACCATCCGGAAAGGGCGCACGGTGATCACCATCGCCCACCGGCTTTCGGCGGTGCGCCACGCCGATGAAATCGTGGTGCTGGAACAGGGCCGTGTGACTGAAAGGGGAAACCATGAGGCGCTGATGGGATCGGGGGGTTTTTACGCCCGTCTTCATCATCAGCAGACTTAA